Proteins co-encoded in one Salvia splendens isolate huo1 chromosome 4, SspV2, whole genome shotgun sequence genomic window:
- the LOC121798159 gene encoding glycosyltransferase family 92 protein RCOM_0530710-like codes for MSSSDQRRKRKRILRPSLFSVRSLLLCFTFLTFLYLLSYTLPFTSSVFRPVLVVSSLSLLSTTTAKSIPTFGGVLLPLDIEDRVLFPDHVLLLVTGGRKDGLMNDDKLECVYFIEKDRNYSGGSAVKKVLSVDEYDEFRIIVRCPLPVGNYSAAVNLRFRGEDRVFEHTSSLKHWNSVTYAAAIDGSSVVVFVKGLNLRADRKSDPSQFSCHFALGKRERKDRYVMRTKALTAAQEVVRCALPRRLQVHGNVDSFDGIRVTIGVQQQPRVRRRLLVPSVAKVSDLGYDGRKRSDGKYELCVCTMVWNQGSAIREWIMYHAWLGVERWFVYDNNSDDGIDEVVRNLDRENYNVSRHMWPWIKTQEAGFSHCAVRAKDECKWISFMDVDEYFHLPYTTPKYQRFRKLGYADQGSLRTLVANVSSWSSTIAEIRTSCHSFGPSGLSAAPPQGVTAGYSCRLQSPERHKSIVRADALDPTLLNVVHHFHLKKGFKYLNLPATAAVINHYKYQVWEVFRTKFYRRVATYVADWQQNQNEGSRDRAPGLGTEAIEPPDWPQRFCEVWDTGLRDFVLANLADFNTGLLPWEAPPPAAQ; via the coding sequence ATGAGCTCTTCCGATCAACGCCGCAAGAGAAAACGGATTCTCCGACCATCTCTCTTTTCTGTAAGATCTCTCCTCCTCTGCTTCACCTTCCTCACCTTCCTCTACCTCTTATCCTACACACTCCCTTTCACTTCTTCCGTTTTTCGACCTGTTCTAGTCGTTTCTAGCTTATCCTTACTGTCTACTACAACTGCTAAATCAATACCAACTTTTGGGGGCGTTTTGTTACCGTTGGACATTGAGGATAGGGTTTTGTTCCCCGACCATGTACTCTTGTTGGTGACCGGCGGTAGGAAAGATGGGTTGATGAATGATGATAAATTGGAATgtgtttattttattgaaaaagaCAGGAATTACAGTGGTGGTTCTGCTGTGAAGAAGGTGCTGTCTGTAGATGAATACGATGAGTTTAGGATCATTGTGAGGTGCCCTCTTCCAGTTGGGAATTATTCGGCTGCTGTGAATTTGAGGTTTCGAGGCGAAGATAGGGTTTTCGAGCAtacttcatcattgaagcattGGAACAGTGTTACTTATGCAGCTGCAATAGATGGGAGCTCTGTTGTTGTGTTTGTGAAAGGATTGAATCTACGGGCGGATAGGAAGTCGGACCCGAGCCAATTCAGTTGCCATTTCGCATTGGGGAAGCGTGAGAGGAAGGATAGGTACGTGATGAGGACCAAGGCATTGACTGCTGCTCAGGAGGTTGTCAGGTGCGCGTTGCCACGGAGGTTACAAGTCCATGGCAACGTGGATAGTTTTGATGGGATTCGCGTCACTATTGGCGTGCAACAGCAGCCTCGTGTTCGTAGGCGTCTGCTTGTTCCATCTGTGGCGAAGGTGTCTGATTTGGGGTATGATGGGAGGAAGAGGAGTGATGGTAAATATGAGCTGTGTGTGTGTACGATGGTGTGGAACCAGGGCTCAGCCATACGCGAGTGGATCATGTACCACGCGTGGCTCGGGGTGGAGAGGTGGTTCGTGTACGACAACAACAGCGATGATGGGATAGATGAGGTTGTCCGAAATCTTGATCGAGAGAACTACAATGTCAGCCGGCACATGTGGCCATGGATCAAGACTCAGGAAGCAGGTTTCTCTCACTGTGCAGTGAGAGCAAAGGATGAATGTAAATGGATCTCATTCATGGATGTGGATGAGTATTTCCACTTGCCATATACGACTCCCAAGTACCAGAGATTCAGAAAACTGGGGTATGCAGATCAGGGCTCACTGCGTACCTTAGTGGCGAATGTGTCGTCGTGGTCGAGCACCATAGCTGAGATCCGGACATCCTGCCACAGCTTTGGGCCGTCTGGGCTGAGTGCAGCGCCACCACAGGGGGTCACTGCGGGGTACAGCTGTCGGCTTCAGAGTCCCGAGAGGCACAAGTCGATCGTCAGGGCAGATGCACTCGACCCAACCCTGCTCAACGTGGTGCACCATTTCCACCTCAAAAAGGGATTCAAGTACCTGAATTTGCCTGCCACTGCAGCAGTCATCAATCATTACAAATACCAAGTGTGGGAGGTATTTAGAACAAAATTTTACAGAAGAGTTGCTACATACGTTGCGGATTGGCAACAGAACCAGAACGAGGGATCACGTGACAGAGCACCGGGGCTGGGGACGGAAGCCATTGAGCCACCTGATTGGCCACAGAGGTTCTGTGAAGTTTGGGATACAGGGCTCAGGGACTTTGTGTTGGCTAATCTGGCTGATTTTAACACTGGTTTGCTGCCGTGGGAGGCACCACCACCAGCTGCTCAATAA